The Lonchura striata isolate bLonStr1 chromosome 16, bLonStr1.mat, whole genome shotgun sequence genome contains the following window.
TCCCTGACAGGAGAGTGGAGCCAGGTAGGGGCCGGGCTCGGCTCCCAGGGAATAATggacaggacaagaagaaagGGCCTCAAATTTCACCTGAAGAAGCTTGGATTGGAtatagggaaaatttcttcagagGAAGGCCatcaggccctggcacagctgcccagggcagtggtggggtcCCTAATCCCGGGGGATTTAAAAACCCTGTGCATATAGCACTTGGGGATGTTAGTGGTGGCCATGGCAGTGCTGCAAGAGCATTTAAAATTGGTCATCTTAGaaggcttttccaacctaaacaatttcATGACTGTATGTGTTGGACCTTTAGGTTGATCTCTCACCCAGAGCATGAACTGGAGGAGCCCAGATGATAGCTCATCTTATAGAGGGGATCTCTTCCCACCCTTTACTCTCCTATGTGCAGAAACTTTCCTGAATGTCCACCCCTGATCCCACAGCAGCTGTCCCAGTAACATGGGCTGgcccctgcccagcagcctcagcCCCCTTAGAAGCTCGAGctggctcctctccctgcctaTCCTGCTCAGGGTGTGCTGCCAGGTCCCGCAGGAGGATCAGGAGATGGGAGACAGTCCAAGAAATGCCAGCCAACACCCAGCCCTTCCCCTGGGCCTGGTGCTCAGCCACGGGGAACAATGTTCCTGCAGGGAAATCCCATCTTCTATCCCTCCTGTCCTGCCCCACGGCCACGCTGCCAGACCCTGGCAAACCAGgctcctttgggcacaggcacagcagagccctgccgGTGCCTGGTGAGCTCGTGGCTCCCTGCCGTGCCAGCGTGCCAGCAGTGCAGAGGGCTGTGGGTATTTATAGCATATTCCGATAGCTGTCTTATCTCATCTCGGGTTCAGGCGCTCGCACACGTGCTGCCGGGGTGGGCACAGGCACGGGGGGACACACGGGGGAGGCACAGGCCATCTGCAGCCACGTGGGCTGGTCCCTCCGTCTGTGGGCACACATCTTGTGAGGATACTCGAGGATTTGGAAGCTTTGGGAGCAAGGGGTGCCCTCCAAGGGTTGCTGGATCCGTGCCATGGGCACATGGACGGTAGTGTTTGTGGCACAGCAGTGGGACAGAAGTATGAGTGATGCTGGGAGACTCCCCAGGTGTTCCAGCCTTCCTGGGTGGCTTGAGGACAAAGACGACCTTGGTGCCTGTGGCTCAGCTGAaccaggagaggaaggaggtTTTGCTAGGTCCTCTGCTTTGCTCAGCATCCTCAGGACAGACTTGCACTTGAGGGAGAAGCCACAACAGGCACATCTGCTGGGCTTGAGGACGAGGAGAGACAAGGCCCTGCCCAGGATTAATCATAGTATTATGGAATTATTTGGGTTTGAAAGCACCTTAAAACCCAACCAGTTTCACCCTTTGCCATGGgtaaggacaccttccactatcccaggttgctccaagccccatccaagccttggacacttcaagggatccaggggcagccacagcttctctggacaacctgtgccagggtctccccaccctcaaaatttcttcctatatcccatctaaccctgccctttCTCAGTGTGAGGCCATTTCCCTGTGCCTTGTCACTCCAGACCCTCATCCAAAGTCTCTCTGCAGCTCTCTTGGATGTCCTTTAGTCACTGGAAGGAGCTCTAAGTTCTCCCCAGGGCTGTCTCTTCCCcaccccacagcagcactgcttcCAGCCAAGGGCAGTCTGGCACTGCCACATGGCAAAACCTCACAGAAAGCCACTGctctaggaaagaaaactacTCGGACATCCGAACTGCTCTTATGCCTAGAGCTGAGCAGCCCAAGCAGACGCAGGCTCTGCGGAGGGATGTGCTTGAGACTCGTCTGAGCTTGAGCTGAGAGCGAGCAGCCACAGGGTGGCTGGAGAGAGCCGCTGTGATGGAGCTGccgccatccccgcccggccgccaGCGAGCCCCGGCTCTTTTCCGCCGTCCGGCCCATCGGGCTGACCCGAATTGCTGCGGACAGACACGGCAcgggggcacagcagggacagatgCCACGCCAGCACCATCCCGGGTGGGAGATGCTCCCTCTCCCCCAGCctctgggagagcagcagggaatcCATAGCCGGCCTCACATccttgcagctcctgcacttcttgCAGAGCTGCAAGAGCCCGGCACTGcccacacagcccagggcaggcagagaggtgctgcaggggctgtgggtgaCCAGGCAGGGGGGCTGCCCACGTCGCTGCCCACCTCGGCTCCGCGGAGCAGAGAGGGGGATGTGCAGCAGGACCGGAGCTCACAGATGCCCACATTCACACAGTCACACCTGGCCAGGGATGTGTTATGAAAgagcacacagggacacacccCAAACCTCTGGCACAACATCACAGggataatagtaataataacaacCATCCATAACCTAATTAAAGCTGGCAAGAGAGCAGAGCAGCGGCGGCAGAGGAATGATTAATAATGAGAGTCCAAGGTTTCAACACTTGTTTTGGTCCCATGTGAGAAGACAAGGCTGGattcctgcagctgccaggcaggGAGTAGGGTGCAGGAAGAGCTGTGCATCCTCTGCTTCAGAGGTGCTGTCCTGCTTTGTGAAGGAGGGATGAGCTGTAAGGATGTAGCAGTGGCTCAGCCCATTCCCTTCTCCAGAGATAACACGATGAGCCTGTGATGGACACATACAGCAGGAGGAGGTTGGAATGTTCTCCCCAGCACCTGCTCCCATGACCAGATGAGTTCAGTGTGAAGCTGCCATGCAGTGCCCTCCAGCACCCTCGGGGCAGGAGCTCAGCACCATGGGGGCTTTGTGGTTTCCCCCACCTTGGAGATGGatccctgggctgctggaaTGCTGCTGGCACCTGCACGGGTGGCAGTCATGGAGCACCAGGGGCTCTCAGATACTTAATGGAAAATAGTTCTGCCTTAGGCATGGGGATGAAGAGAAGGTGCTGAGGGCAGCACAGCTTGCCCAGGGCATCTCCTTGCCTTGGGCCATGGAGgaaggctctgctccagctgagaTAGCAGCTCCCGGCTCCTCTGGTGTCATCCATCCCCTGGCTCAACTGCTAGCAACAACGGGAtgcaccccccccccccccgccccgagCATCGGATGGGGTTGGTTTTCATTAATGGGAACTCACCCAGTTTTACTTCCATTCTTGTCCTCTTTATTCTTGTCCTGTTTCAGACTCACAGGCTCCCGTGTGTCCCGGGCACAGATTGAGGGCTGGCATAGGCCCTGGGCTCCACTGGCTCCACCGGCTGCCTAcctggggtcctgggggctggGGAAGCGAGCAGTGTGGACACAAGCTGATTGCATGAGTCCTGTTTGAGCAGGGATTGCTCCTGGGGGCGCTGGCTGCGTGTGTCCAGGGACCTCTGTGCTCCTGGACTGATGGCATGGCACGGAGACGGGTCACCATCCTTATGGAGAAAACTGCGTGACTTGAAGGATGCAGGATGGGGACTATAGCTCACTCTCCTCTTGCCTTTCCCCAAGCCCAAAGCGGGGCTGTTTGACCTCCCCACATCCAGCTGGAGGCTCACACCCAGCTCACAGCTCGGCCGGAGGGTCGGGAGGCACGGCCCGGGGGTAGGTCCTTGCAGGGGCACGGTGGAAAGGCTTGCAGGCAGCTGGCTCGAGGCTCGCACCGCGCTTACCAAGCCCCGCGCCGCAGCGCTGCTCCCGAACCCAGCGCAGCTCCCTCTGCACCAGGCGTCGGCCCGGCTGCCGCATGGCCTCCTCCTCCTTGGCACGTCCCGTGCTTTGCGGCGGCTGCCTTCAAACAGCACCCCCACCCCGCCGCCAGCCCCAGACTCACCCGGCTAAACCACAAACAAACCGAGACGAGGCTCAAAAGACCTTCCAGTCCTCCGTAGTCTAAGAAGGGCTTGACCTCGGAGAAGGTCAGGCAGCGAGGTGGGCTCTGCCGCAGAGCAcggggccgctcccgcagcCGGCGGGCGCTGCCTTGGCTGGCGAATGGCTGGTGGCCCCGAAGGGCGGCTGCTTGCCCGGCAGCAGCTCGGACGGGATGCTCGTTACAGCCGGGAGTTAATCGCACGGCGGCGACGGCTATTGTTCCTTCACTTCCTCTTGTTATTTCCCCTCTCCGCAGATGGGGAGATCACTTCCAAGCCTATGGTGCTATTCCTGGGACCGTGGAGCGTCGGCAAATCCTCCATGATAAACTACCTCCTGGGGCTGGACAACACACCCTACCAGCTCTACACAGGTACCTCGCTCGCTGCTTTGCCCAAGGGGGTGCCGACACCTGCATCGCCACATCCGTGCAGTCAGAAATTCCCGGCCGCGTGTCTTCAATCCCTCCTTACAGCTGGGAGGTTGAAGACACACGGCCGGGAGGGATCTGCTCCGTGCCACCTGGCTGCGGTGCCATGTGAAGGGAGAGGTTCCCCATCACAGCCTGTCTACCCTCCCACTTCATCGAGTGGAGGAGAGCACCTCTCCCACTTCATCGtcatcctgcagcacagggctcgcagctcccaaCCCCGTGAGCAGCAGTCATGTCAAAAAGGCAGCTCACCTTTctcttctccccatccctcctTACGTGCAGCCAGCTAATTCACCCTTCCAGGAGAAAAGCCattccccttccttcctccctgctcccacgGATGTCATCTCACAGCTAAGGGCAAATGTCCATGGCCAGATCAGTGCTATGGTAATGAGGGCTCCCAAGAGACGGTTCTCCATGACACCTTGTGCAGTCAGGTCACTTCCAGAGAAACCAGTCCCCATAGAAAACAACGCCACTGACATCTTCCCAAGAAGTCAGGGCAGGAATTTCATGCTGCTTGCCTTGCTCCTGCATCTCTTGAGAAGCACACAATCCTCCCAGTCTCAGGCCAGCCCTGTTGTGTCCATAGCCTGGCATGGATTTCatgcctctcctgctcctctcatTGCTGCACAGGGGCAGAACCCACCACCTCTGAGTTCACTGTCATCATGCATGGCCCCAAGCTGAAGACCATCGAGGGCATCGTGATGGCTGCTGACAGCGCCCGCTCCTTCTCACCCCTGGAGAAGTTTGGGCAGAACTTCTTGGAGAAGCTGATAGGCATTGAGGTCCCCCACAAACTGCTGGAGCGAGTCACCTTTGTGGACACACCAGGCATCATTGAAAACCGCAAGCAGCAAGAAAGAGGTAGGGGTTCACTGGGTTCATCTAAGGGACCCCAGAAAGGGTGCTATGATGATCTGAGGTGACAAAGGTGGCTGAAGCACAATGGAGTCTTGACACaacacaggctgcccaggacagtggtggagtcaccatcccctGGGgggatttaaaagatgtgtggatgtggcacttggggacatggtttactggtggccatggcagtgctgggggaatggttggtctcaatgatcttagaggacTTTCCCAACCATAATGGTTCTCTGATCCTGTGATTCAGTATCTGCTCACAGGAACATTAGGAACCTGTGGTCAGCATCAGGGAGGAGGAAGGTCTGGAGATAAGGGTGAGCAAGACAAGCAGTCCCAGGCCCAGACACCCATAGATGGCTTTTTGTGAAGAGAAGCTCCAAAGTAGTTTTAGTGTGAGAAGGAGGTTCTAGGCTACAGGGGAAGTCCACTGTGCCTCACAACCCATGCAACCCAAATGGGGATTGAGGCACAGCAGGTTCACAGTTTATCAATCTCTTGGTGATGGGACTCATCCTGCATTGGATTTCCCTGTTTCCTCTCCTCAAGGTTACCCGTTCAACGACGTGTGCCAGTGGTTCATTGACAGAGCCGATCTCATCTTTGTTGTCTTTGACCCCACGAAGCTGGACGTGGGCTTGGAGCTGGAGATGCTGTTTCGTCAGCTGAAGGGCCGCGAGTCTCAGATCCGAATCATCCTGAACAAAGCTGACAGCCTGGCtacccaggagctgatgagagtCTACGGCGCCTTGTTCTGGAGCTTGGCTCCTCTCATCAACGTCACAGAGCCGCCCAGGGTGTACGTTAGCTCCTTCTGGCCCCATGACTACCACCCAGAAACCCACAGAGACCTGTTCCTCAAAGAAGAGATATCGCTCCTGGAAGATCTCAACCAGGTGATTGAGAACAGGATGGAAAACAAGATTGCCTTCATCCGCCAGCACGCCATCCGTGTGCGCATCCACGCCCTGCTGGTCGATCGCTATCTACAGACCTACAAGGACAAAATGACCTTCTTTAGCGATGGAGAACTGGTGTTCAGGGACATTGTGGAGGATCCTGACAGGTTCTTTATCTTTAAATCCATTCTGGCAAAGACCAATGTCAGCAAATTTGACCTCCCCAACCGCGAGGCTTACAAGGACTTTTTTGGCATCAATCCCATCACCAGTTTTAAGCTGCTATCTCAGCAGTGTTCCTACATGGGAGGGTGTTTCCTAGAGAAGATCGAGAAGGCCATCACCCGTGAGCTTCCCGATCTCTTGGGAAGCATCGGCCTGGGGAAGAAGCCCAATGTCCTCTCCTGTGACGTCACTGGCTGTGGCGAAACCCCAAAGAATCGTTACAGGAAACCCTAAGGTGATCCACAACCCAACTGTCCATGTGTTCCTACTGGTGAATGAGCTTATGTCTTATCTGTCCAAGAAGCCGTGGTTTGTTAACCCTTTGAGTGCCGCGCTGGCAAAGGCTACCATACGATGAGGACTTTGAGTCATTGACATCGATGGCAGGGGAAGATGGGTGGGCATaaggaagagaataaaaacTGTGAATTCCTGACATTTTATCTTTGTTCTTTTGAGTAGAAGGCAATGTTTAAGCTGTAAGTATGAGCAATGCATGGGTAGGactgcagctgcttttccacTGGTGCCAAGAGTGCATGAAGAGGAATTTCAACCTCTGCATCTCTGAAGCCACAAGGGAGTGAGAACAAGGGCACGGCGTGAGAGCACAGGGGAGAGCAGTGACACACTAACCCAGGCATCACCGGGAGCACTGATCAAGGAAAGAGACGCCATGTCCCAGCTGTTGTTTTCAGGCACAAACCTGCTACAAATCTCAACAAATATTGatcttgtttttatttctgagacCTCTAGGTCACCTGGTGAGTTCTGTTTTCACTTGACAGCTCAGCTGATCTTCTGCAGCCTTCATGCGGGTGTTTGACTTAAGAAGGAGCATTTGCAGGGGTGTTTGTAGCCCCAGACAGGCAGCTGTGATGGGATTTGCAAGTCCATGCCAAAAGAAGAAATGAGATGGAAaggagcagccagcactggctgagctgtgctggagagCCAGCACCCCAAATCAGATGGTCCCACAAGGAGATGTGAGCAGGGTTTCCTTCCCTGGACCAGCACAGAAGAAGGCACTTCATGCCTATGTGTGTCATTAACCTCAAAACCCATGCTAGCAAGTCTTGTCTGTGGACCAGCAGGGCTCCAAGGGTGAGGGTTTGGCAGTTTGCCTTTGTTCAAGTCCATGTCGCTCTTTTCTCTGTCAGCCCTCTGTGTTTTTGTGCTCTgtggagggaggcaggaagggGGAGGTCATTAGCTGTGAAGTTAAAAAGGCCACATCCCTTTTGCCTACCTGCTGATCTGTCCTCCCCAGGACAGTCCAGGCAGGTTTCTGGGGCTTGCTTTCCAAACTCCTCCCTTTTTTAGCCATTTGTTGGCTCATCTCTGAGCATCGGTGCTCAGTCCTGAAGGAGTATTGCTTTGGAAGCACCTGAGCAGGGTGAAGTTCCCCATGGACAGCTGACCTTGAAACTTGGCCCTCACGGACAGCATTGCTGTGTGCCAAGCTGAGCCCAAACCAGCCAGGCCACAGACACCACAGATGGCACACTGACAAGCCCACCAAGAACCTGCTGAAAGTCCTTCCTCCTGCCAAACACCCACAGCAAGCACTGCTCTCCAGGAAGCCTCTGGAGAAAAGGGACTTACCTTTAACAGAAGCAAGAGGATGTGGAGGTGCTGGCTAAAgcaagaaaaaggcaaaaggagtgaaagagggaaagagaaagctGGGAATGGAAGGCTCTGTTGTGATGGGGAGGGTGTGAAGGGCATCCCCACATGTGCAGCAGGACGTGAGCTATGGCAGGAGGCCTGGGAGAGCTCCATGTCCCCCAGGCACTGCAATGAAGAGGTCCTCTTGAGCCCAGGTGAGTTTGAGGgaatgctgctgcagggactTGAATGTTCCTGGCCTCTGCTTCAAGGTAGGACTTGACATTTGAACTAATGAAGCTGAGACCGAAATCTACGTCCAAGCACAGGGCAGGATGTGGTTCAGAAAGAGAGATTTTGTCTGCAGtgcagaaggagcagagggTGCAAGG
Protein-coding sequences here:
- the SRL gene encoding sarcalumenin isoform X4 — its product is MKGLNLLCCCVASLLLLGTAEEVEDASEPTKRDRSHLENTLKLNEEKPADDVSGVLQRLRKIYHSSIKPLEHSYRYNELRQHEITAYPGRTLGSSATDGEITSKPMVLFLGPWSVGKSSMINYLLGLDNTPYQLYTGAEPTTSEFTVIMHGPKLKTIEGIVMAADSARSFSPLEKFGQNFLEKLIGIEVPHKLLERVTFVDTPGIIENRKQQERGYPFNDVCQWFIDRADLIFVVFDPTKLDVGLELEMLFRQLKGRESQIRIILNKADSLATQELMRVYGALFWSLAPLINVTEPPRVYVSSFWPHDYHPETHRDLFLKEEISLLEDLNQVIENRMENKIAFIRQHAIRVRIHALLVDRYLQTYKDKMTFFSDGELVFRDIVEDPDRFFIFKSILAKTNVSKFDLPNREAYKDFFGINPITSFKLLSQQCSYMGGCFLEKIEKAITRELPDLLGSIGLGKKPNVLSCDVTGCGETPKNRYRKP
- the SRL gene encoding sarcalumenin isoform X5: MKGLNLLCCCVASLLLLGTAEVEDASEPTKRDRSHLENTLKLNEEKPADDVSGVLQRLRKIYHSSIKPLEHSYRYNELRQHEITAYPGRTLGSSATDGEITSKPMVLFLGPWSVGKSSMINYLLGLDNTPYQLYTGAEPTTSEFTVIMHGPKLKTIEGIVMAADSARSFSPLEKFGQNFLEKLIGIEVPHKLLERVTFVDTPGIIENRKQQERGYPFNDVCQWFIDRADLIFVVFDPTKLDVGLELEMLFRQLKGRESQIRIILNKADSLATQELMRVYGALFWSLAPLINVTEPPRVYVSSFWPHDYHPETHRDLFLKEEISLLEDLNQVIENRMENKIAFIRQHAIRVRIHALLVDRYLQTYKDKMTFFSDGELVFRDIVEDPDRFFIFKSILAKTNVSKFDLPNREAYKDFFGINPITSFKLLSQQCSYMGGCFLEKIEKAITRELPDLLGSIGLGKKPNVLSCDVTGCGETPKNRYRKP